taaaaatttaaattataacTAGTATAATAGGTAGCTAGCTAATGACAATAACAGCTAAAAGCGTAGCTAGCTCACATCTCCTGCTCAGACAACTGCCTAGCAAACTTCAAAACCTGTTCAAGGTAATGTGGGGGATGAAAAGTCGCTGAATTTCAATGCAGTGACACGCAAATCAATTGGTCCAGCTGATGTTGAAGGACCAGGATCCATTCCAGCAGCCGGTAGGTCCCTTCCAGCAGTAACAAGATCGACACTTTGCGGGTTGTGGggtactacagtactacaaCTGCCAGGTACACAAACCTAAAAGAAGTTAGTGCAGCTTGTCGCTTAGACATCGAGGAACGCTCAACACGGTTCTCCGAAGGAAGGCCACCAGGTCACGCGCGCGTTAAAGTACGTGCCTACATGTGCTCCACCACGTGGCCAAATCTAGGTTGGTGCCTGGGCAACCCAGGCACCAccctggatccgcgcctgaaCATCCAATCCAAATTCTCTACAGAAAGACTGCACTACTTGATGGACTACACAACTGGCGGCAACTCGAACAGTCAGCGAGCAAGTCAATGCTACTGCATGAAAAGACAAACGATCTTGCTCAGCATGTTTGCAACTACAACACTCCCTAGGATCAGCAGTTGTCTTGAGAGTAAAGGCATTATCAACAAGCTGATGtagagacaacacaaactgatcGTGCAACATCAAAGTTTCTGACTGTCTTTGTTGTGAGCTACAAACTGATGCGTTGGAAGTGTCCACAATCCTAAAGCTTACACACACAGTTGCAATCATTTTTGACGTGCTCTTAAATGTTCGACAATCTGTTACAGCCAGTAATGTAGCTTGACGACCAGAACACAAACCTATGCTTGAAGCACTATTTTTGGTTTCAAACTTTACAACGTCAAGTCGTTTTCGTTTTGGTGATGATTCAGACACAGACTCCAACTAGTCAGGACTTTTGTCTTCCGCTGATGATTTCAAATTCACATAAGATTTGGATCGAAAATGTGATGATGTATCATCACTACTAACAAGAGAAACGAGATCAAAAGCAAAGTTATCGATATCATACTTGGAGACGATTTTCACGTCTATTGCTAACACCCACTTGTTATACACAATTCGCTGAAACTCACTGACAACTATCAAAGGCAACCCTTTGCTTGCATTGCTGTGGTAGTCATCTTTCTTACTAGATCGTTTATCATCTTCATCAATCAGTTTGACTTACGATGAGTCAGTAAACCATTTTAATGTCGACTCATTTCCACAATCAGTGGCGAGTCTGGGGAGTTGCATTGCGGCCCCTTGCAAAAGACGTTTCTTGTTGCAAAAAGCATCATCTTGTCAACAAGCTGTACTTTGGCTGTTACCAATCTATTTTGCAAAGCTTCGAGTACTTGAATCAGCCGGGTTGGGCAACTAGTATCCTCTTGATCGGCATTCTCAGACGTTTCATCTGCACAGCTGTCAGTAAAATTTTGAAGTAAATAGCAACACTCAAAATCTGTCAACATAAATCCATGTTCCACAGAGTTCGACATAAACAATATTAACAGTTGGTGTCCTTTGTGAGTGAAATTCCCGAATAACCACGTGACCACCCTACTGTAGTTGCCATACGTACAGGAATCAATCGATTGCAATAGAGCAATAGTATTCTTGTTGAATACTGCTGTTGTAATTGATTGTACGATTATTGGAACGCTACACGACTTGACTATCGCTTGGTTACAAAATACTGACAACCGATTGTCTGTGGTTGCCCCCAGCATCACCTTCTTGCCTTGCATTAACACCAATTGCATTGCCAAAAAACATGGATTCATACCCCATTGGAAACAAAGTTTCTATCGATTTGTTGTCGACTAAATCGAGTTTTCCCAGATTAGCAAGCAAGTCAAATGCCTTAGAGTTTTGCTCCTTATCACGTGAATTAAAACACATTATTGCTCTGTGAGACTGACAGTGACCAGAAATTGTTACATCTGGTAGCCACAGCGATGACATTTCAGACAATTTTGATGTCTTCAAGGGTTGTAGTGAGTATTGTAAACTGTTTGTCGTTTTGTGATAGAATAGATAGACTTGTTACCATTCCAATGCTTCCACTCTCCGTCAACCAGCATATTTGAGATTCATTCTGAATGGTCACTGTAAGAGGCTCGTTGTTATCACACAGAACAAATTGTTTCCAACTCTCTTTCCTCAAACGTAAGTCAACCGCTAGCTGTCCGTTGCTCGTGTAAGCTAGACATAGATGTTGTAGAAGAGTACAAGTGTCGATGGCGATCCCAAACGTAAGGATTTTCTCAATATTCAAACTTTTCTCTATCCATTCTCTTACTTTCTTTATTGATGGTTCGTGGAGGTCGAGCGCATACTCGCAGAAGACAACAGATCTGTCTGACTCGAGATTGACACTCGCGGCTTTTCCACGAAAGAAGCGCAAGTTCATgtttttagttgatattaaaatgCACCAAACGGTCCTGACACGCAAGTTTCTCACTCTGTTCTACTATTAGTAATCATGTTTTTTCTTTAGTACTTAATTTAAGCCAAGGCGTTCATGCTCTAGAGTCACTGCAACACCAGGCTAGACCACCAGCTCGACGACTCGGCGACTAGATCTTGTACGAATTTAGTAAAATTAGCCTCAGATGGGTCTGGAAGGCCGAGACAAAGTACGAATCATACACGACGACAAATCTCTAAAACAGACGGTTCTCTTAATCAAGTTGTCATAACGTGGACTTTGAATGAAATAGTATGAATCTGCAGGATCAATTTAAGAGAAAGAAAATATGCATGTACATCATTCAataaattgtttattattttagcTGCAGTGATAAATTTGTACTTAGAAATGATCTAGTGTGTATGGACATAGTGTAGTCTTGGGTTTATCGatagttgtttgtgtatgcctTAGGAGGGAACATGTACATGCAAATCACACGCGGAAACTGATGATTAGAATGTAGCTCGCTCTCGTTTATATGTCCACAGGTTTGTTCACCGTGACTCGCTCTGAGTTGCGGTAAATAGCTGTGACTATAAGATGTATCCTTCTCGATTACTGTCACTGTTTCTTACTGTAGTTGCATGCCAACATGCATGGATCTCTGACTACAAAAATTTTCAATATTTTGATTAAAGATAAAATATTATTGAACGCTTCATAAAATGAACTTTCCAACAAGTCTGGCAACACTATGAAGTCGTAAGTGACAAGCCCTCCTATTTCCTTGCTAGTTCACTGTCAACCACATGATGTGATAATATGACCCTATTCTTTTATGAAGTTTTCAGCTtctaatgtttgtgtgtataaaACATTGTTTGTAAGAATCAAAAGTTTATTTTATATAACAGACATATAATCACACAACAGTACATATTTACAGTGTTCGTTCCGTGGACAGTCACGTTTTGGGTGTGTCCGTTGATAAATGCTAGTGTCATTTACAACAACTTGCTGCAACATCATGTGCTGCATTGCAGTAAGCATTAGCTGAGCCTTCAATTGCCATTTGATTGCCAGTAGTTGAAAATCCTCCCACTTGAGTGTCATACTGCGAGCAGCATAATTTAGCAACGATATGTATCCTAACACATTTGATTGAACAATAGAACATGCCATACATTTGTCTGTAGCGATATTATAATATTTGCACTGTACAAATCTTCTATCCTGTGATTGGATGACGCAGATTTGTGTTCCGCCTCTCAGTCAATTCGATTCATTCGTAGCAGACGGGAACTATTTGTTCATTGTTCTTCTTTGTTCACAAAGAACAGCATGCTCAAGTTCATGCTTGTAGTTTGTGCTCTAGCTCAGCAAACAGTTAGCAACAGCGACCAGACAGGAGATGCATCAATCCAGAGTTGCATTGGAGAGAAAAGGGAAAAGGTAATACACGTTGCAAAAGAGTAATATAAAAGAGAGAACTGTTGCAAATGTAGTTACGTATTGCTTACGAATTTTGTGATTTCTAAGGGTGAATACGATCTTCCTTGAATACGGGGGTTAAGAGTGAGTTTACTAATGTTTCAATGCATTCTATTGCGTGGACTCGCTCATGTGTGCTTGGTGCTTATACTTCAAGAGTTACAAAGGCGGATTGGAAGCAGACGGTCCCAAAGTAATTTCTTTTTTAGACAGATATTGATATTGCAACATTAGACGTCGTTATTGCAGGGAGACAGCGGAGAATCTGGTCCTGCTGGACCTCCTGGTGCTCAGGTGAGTAGTTTGGATACATTAATATTTGCACAAATGAGATAATTGAACGTAAATATTATTAACCCGAAGAGTAATACGTAATGTGGACAGAATGACGGACAGACGAAGGGACGTCGAATTTGAATGCAGCGCATCGTAATCGTTAGTGTTAATTCGCTTGCTAGATGTCGACAATCCTACGTGCCGGTCATTGTGTCCAGCTTCCTTATCACACCCTTTCTGTTACTAAGCAGTTGCCAGTATGTGTGCAACACCTGCATGTTCCGTAACATATATAagctagcagccgagggtttacCACGTTAGTGCTTTTcatttcttaattaagttaaggtAACCTGGTTACGTTTTATCTCTTTTTATATGACTTGACTCTCACAAAGTGTGCAAATAAttctttttaattaaacaattatcAATAGAAAGTGCTTTGTAGTCTGAAGTGTCTGGCATAAATTGTAACCCGATGAACAGGTTAACAGTAATAATAGTAAGGCGAATGCAAGTTTTTGCTCACAACTATAGACAAAAGTAGATAGAAGACAATGTTGCACGCGAATGAAAAGTTGGCACACATCGAGTATGTTTCAGATTGCCATTTAGAATCGTGACATTACCTGGCACTGGAGAGATATTCAAACTCAATAGTCGATTAATTCATTTTAAAGAATAACTAATAACTTCAGCGCATCTATCCGTCTCTCTActcaactcacacacactcacacatactAACGGAATGTTCTCTCATATACAAACCACGCCCTATCCAGTCATTATTATGTGAGTCAATCGTCTCAAGACGCCGTTGTAGCTCCTCCCACAGACAGTACCCGTAACACAACTCCGCTAGCACGTATAGATTGGGACATACGTCCCGGCCAGATCATTTCTTTCGACTCATATCCACGGCGCCTACGTCACTCAACTGAGAAAGTCAGTTTCTCTGTTCTCGCTTCCCTTGATGGCTTCTATGCGGAACGAATAGGCTTGTAAATACATTCTCCATCATTCCGGTTAGAAGACTACTGGATCGTGTGATTCAGACGTTGAACAAATCTCTTTAGTAGATTGACGTTGTAGATCTTTACTTGCCGTCTACATCAATCTTTTAATCACACTCTCCTACAGCCGAATTATGGAGTACGTCCTCTCTATCTCGATCATTAGTAGCTTGTTACTCTCTGCTGCCAGCAATATCAGTACTTCGTCTCCCGGAGAGAACGTACGTCTCTTGGTGCTGCGATCATAGTGTATACCTTGCACTTTCGCCAGGCTTTTCCGAATCTTCTCTTGCAATAGTTGATGGCATTTTGCCGTGCGGTGCTCTAGCGGTTGTTCTTCTTGACACCATCTTCTGACGCCTTTCGCACGAGTGACCTAGACAGAACCTTGACATATCATTTCTAATTTTGGGCTAAAAGAAATCCTTTAGGATTTGTGTGTCGTCTTCTTGGCTTTAGGATGGCCTGCCTTAACTCACGTGACTCAAAACACATCATTGCTATGTGAGGCTGACAGTGACCAGAAAATGTTACATCTGGTAGCCATAGCGATGACACTTCAGACAATTTAATGTCTTCAAGGGTTGTTGTGAGTATTGTAAACTGTTTGTCGTTTTGTGATAGAATAGATAGACTTGTTACCATTCCAATGCTTCGACTCTCCGTCAACCAGCATATTTGAGATTCATTCTGAATGGTCACTGTAAGAGGCTCATTGATATCACACAGAACAAATTGTTTCCAACTCTCTTTCCTCAAACGTAAGGCAACCGCTAGCTGTCCGTTGCTCGTGTAAGCTAGACATAGATGTTGTAGAAGAGTACAAGTGTCGATGGCGATCCCAAACGTAAGGATTTTCTCAATATTCAAACTCTTGTCTATCCATTCTCTTACCTTCTTCATTGATGGTTCGTGGAGGTCCAGCACATACTCAGAGAAGACAACAGATCTGTCTGACTCGAGATTGACACTCACGGCTTTTCCACGAAGAAGCACAAGTTAAGGcttgttgttgatattaaatgcATCAACAAGTTTCTCACTCTGTTCTAGTAATCATCTTTTTTCTTCAAGTAATTAAGTTAACCCGAAGCACTCATGCGCTAGAGTTACTGCAACACCGGGCTAGACCACCAACTCGACGACTCGAcgactaaaaattttagatCTTGTGCGACTTTATTAGATTAGCCTCAGACGGGtttgggaggccgaggctaagtCCGAATCGTAAACAACGACAAATCTCTAAAACAGACGATTCTCAATTAATCAAGGTGTCATGACGTGGAGTTTGGATGAGGTAGTATGAATCTATGCATGATCATTGTAGCGataattttaaaaaagccAAGTTTTCTAGGTGCCAAGAAcattacctaattaattaagttaaaatgTGTATAAATTTAAGAGAAGGAAAATATGCATGTACATTATTCAATAAACTTCCTAGTGTTTTTGCTGCAGTGATAAATTTGTACGTAGAAATGGTGTAGTGTGTTTAGGTAGACATAGTAGTCTTGTGTTTGCcgatatttgtttgtgtatgctcTAGGAGGGAACTCGTACATGCAAATCACACGCGGAAACTGATGATTAGAATGTAGCTTCAATCCGTTGCGACTCGCGTAGTTATCAGTCCACACGCTTGTTCACCGTGACTCGCTCTGACTTGCAGTGAATTGCTGTGACTCTAATATGTATTCTTCTCAATAATTGTCACTGCTTTTTACTGCAAACATGCATGGAtgtataaatacaaaaaatttgATTAGAGGTAAACTATTATTGTACGCTTCATAAAATGAACTTCCAAACACGTCTGGCAACACTATGAAAGCTGTAAGTGACACGATCCTCCTATTTCCTTGCTAGTTCAATGTCAACCGCATGATGTGACAATTTGATCCTATTCTTCTAGAAACTTTCCTGCTTctgatgtttgtgtgcatgaaaCATTGTTTGTAAGAATCGAAACTTTAATTTATATAActgacatatatatatataataagcGTCAATCATAATAAGATAATGTTGACTTTTCAACTCTACGAAATCCGCGTGAACTCTCTCCCAAGGTGCTGTGGGATACATCCATGGATGAGGAATACCAGCAGCCGGTTTATTCCTCTGACTTTGGCAAATTTCATATTTCTTGCACAATTCTTCCAACGTCATGTCCAAACTCGGCCACCAGATATACGATCTTGCTAATGCTTTCATTCGATTTGAACCTAGGAGATTTTCTTGAAGATCTGCTAGAACTCTTGACTGTAATTTTTGCGGTATTATCACACGTGTTCCCCACAGTAAACAGTTCTCTTCAACGCTAAGTTCATCTGACCGTCGTGAGTAGGGTTGTACCCTGGGATCCATGTGACTtttccagttccatccagACAATGTATACTGGAATGCCCGTCTCAAAATTGGATCTGCTTTAGTCTGTCGTGctacttctgctgctgttacaggtAGATTTTTACAGCAATCCACATGGTACAATTCCTGGTTAGGGTCTATGATATTCACTTCCATTGGCAGTCGGGACAGCATATCTGCTTCCTTATTCTCCTCTCCAGCTTTAAACTCCGGGTTGTACTTATATGCACTTAAATTAGTGCCCACCTCTGCAGCCTTGCTGCTGCTAACGCCGGGATACCCTGTTGAGGTCCCAGAATTTTGACCAAAGGTTTGTGATCTGTCACTAGTGTAAATCTTTGGCCAATGAGGAACTTGTGGAAATGACGAACGCCGCAAATTATTGCCAGTGCTTCACGCTCTATTTGGGGGTAGCCCTTTTCTGCTGATGACAGTGTTCGTGAAGCAAATGCTACTGGTCTCTCCGATCCATCCTCAAACTCGTGACTCAAACAGGCTCCTATTCCATATGGGGATGCGTCACATTTGAGCTTGACTGGTCGAGACAAATCATAGTGCGTAAGAAAACCAGACTGTAATAACTTGTTCTTTGCTGCATTGAATGCGGTCCTGTGTTTCCTTGTCCATCTCCACTGTTTTCCTTTTTGAAGTAACTCATACAATGCTTGTAAAGTATTCGACAGATTTGGTAAGAAATGACTGTAATAGTTCAACAGCCCCAGAACTGCCTTCAACTCAGTCACATTTCTTGGCTCAGGTGCTTCCCTGATAGCCTTGACCTTGCCTTCTGTAGGTTTCAGACCTTCGTGATCTACTCAGTGACCTAACTATGTCACCTCAGACTGACCAAATTCACATTTGTCCTTCTTTGGCCGGACTCCTCGTTGCTTTAGGCGTTGTAATACTTGCCTCACTCTTGCTGTTCGTATACCAAAAGGCATTCTggtataagtaaacaaaccctTCCTAGTATTTATGGTTAAATACTGTTGGCTTTCGGTATCCACTTCCATTTGTTGGTAAGCTTGCTTTAGATCAAGCCTGGTGAATCGTCGACCACCCGCTAAAGTAGCAAATAAATCTTGAGCATTTGGTGTGGGATACTCAATATTTCCCAAATATTCATTGATGGTTactttgtagtcaccacaCAATCTGATACTGCCGTCAGATTTCCTCACCACTACTATCGGTGAAGCCCACTCGCTCTGTTCTACAGGTGTCAGTACTCCTTCTCTGACTAAGCGATCGATTTCAGTATCCACTTTAGCTTGTAACGCAAATGGTACTGGTCTTGCCTTATGAAAGGCGGGCCTTGCGTTGGCACTCAACGTAATTTTTGCTTGCACTCCTTGCAGCTTTCCCATTCCTTCCTTGAATAACTCAGGAAACTCGTGTACGGGATCCAGGACATTCAAGCTAAATAAGGATGCCCAGTCCAACTTGAGTTGTGACAACCAATTCCTTGCAAGCACTGCTGTCTTATTTGCAGCATTGACGACAACTACTTTACCTCGTATTGCTGCAACTTCTCCGCGTACAGACAATGTCTGTCCATAATATGACTGTAATTTCACGTTGCTGCTCTGGACTTTGACATGAGATAGTTGTTTCTCATAGGTCTCCCTGGGAATCACAGTAATAGTTGCACCCGTGtcaataatcagctctaaTTCTCGTCCAGCTACAGTCATATTGACTTTGATTGCATCCTGACTTCCCAGAACATAAAGTGAACAtacttcctcttcttccacttgtaacGTGGCTTGTTTCTGGTACTTTGTATTCTTGGCACCCGTTGCTCCGCTCCTGTTCTTGAAATCGCCTTGCTTCTTACTTCGGCAGGCTTTGCGATATGTCCCTTCTTGTGACATAAATAGCACTCTCTTGATTTGATCTGACACTTATCAGGAACGTGCCCCTTGCCATTGCATCTGTAGCATACTTTCACATCAGACTGTGTTGTCTTTTACCTCCCACTGATACTACTTTGCATGCTAAATGCCGTCTCGTGGTCTGTTGTTGATCCGTGTCTGCGCATGTCTCCTCGCAAAGCTATCGTTTCTTGTCTTGCAGATTCAAAAGCTTGCGCGATTCGTACCGCTTTCTCGAGTGTTAAGTCAATTTTCGCCAGAATTTTCTGCTGTAGGGCTTCTACTCGTAATCCACACACGAATTGGTCCCTCAACGCAACTGACAACTTGTCTCCGAACTCACAGTGTTTAGCTAGACGACGCAATTCTGACAAGAACACTGTAATAGTCTCACCTTCTTTCTTTTGTCTCTTGTAATAACGGAATCGCTCGGCTACGACAATCTTGTTTGGCTCGTAATGATTTCTCAGTTGCtgaatgatgtcatcaagCTCCAAATCTTGCG
This window of the Corticium candelabrum chromosome 17, ooCorCand1.1, whole genome shotgun sequence genome carries:
- the LOC134193507 gene encoding uncharacterized protein K02A2.6-like, whose product is MSQEGTYRKACRSKKQGDFKNRSGATGAKNTKYQKQATLQVEEEEVCSLYVLGSQDAIKVNMTVAGRELELIIDTGATITVIPRETYEKQLSHVKVQSSNVKLQSYYGQTLSVRGEVAAIRGKVVVVNAANKTAVLARNWLSQLKLDWASLFSLNVLDPVHEFPELFKEGMGKLQGVQAKITLSANARPAFHKARPVPFALQAKVDTEIDRLVREGVLTPVEQSEWASPIVVVRKSDGSIRLCGDYKVTINEYLGNIEYPTPNAQDLFATLAGGRRFTRLDLKQAYQQMEVDTESQQYLTINTRKGLFTYTRMPFGIRTARVRQVLQRLKQRGVRPKKDKYHEGLKPTEGKVKAIREAPEPRNVTELKAVLGLLNYYSHFLPNLSNTLQALYELLQKGKQWRWTRKHRTAFNAAKNKLLQSGFLTHYDLSRPVKLKCDASPYGIGACLSHEFEDGSERPVAFASRTLSSAEKGYPQIERYPGVSSSKAAEVGTNLSAYKYNPEFKAGEENKEADMLSRLPMEVNIIDPNQELYHVDCCKNLPVTAAEVARQTKADPILRRAFQYTLSGWNWKSHMDPRVQPYSRRSDELSVEENCLLWGTRVIIPQKLQSRVLADLQENLLGSNRMKALARSYIWWPSLDMTLEELCKKYEICQSQRNKPAAGIPHPWMYPTAPWERVHADFVELKTYTSNGQLAVALRLRKESWKQFVLCDINEPLTVTIQNESQICWLTESRSIGMYDTQVGGFSTTGNQMAIEGSANAYCNAAHDVAASCCK